A window of the Ostrea edulis chromosome 1, xbOstEdul1.1, whole genome shotgun sequence genome harbors these coding sequences:
- the LOC125653974 gene encoding uncharacterized protein LOC125653974 isoform X2 — MLSSVVFIWIIGANLLFCSACLNTYTILGPGFGGSHIYFSGNNTLDECQTLCNNDTICLGYEYEASISFCQLSNNNTGQATGNGTSYFYKRNCCLNSYTSIGNRRRASSGSTLWESSPLSRPDCENQCNSYTTCMGFYYNTDDSTCGLSSSSSYSDDYWCSSCHYYVKQCPGGCFTTYTTHGPNKRGVGVFYEETPKTKVECEALCNADEICQGFHHNTDDDLCQLTVANNAISASTSIFSSCNECFFYQRHCPKGCFDAYTVVGPYRKSSAVYWENTLTVEDCEASCKADSFCEGFTYRTDNSLCQLATSNNEQFTFCSSCYFHKRQCSVEVSPVASSTATTDPGTLSTNTEPSQKTESSLLSITTQTETTVSEITTVFETTTYAISTSTDTLKSSTAVEVVVNSSVQCTCVCVEVNTTLEESIEQRKRELQVNVDELSSTKRKLTSADDPRPSARTVGYVGIAFFALLGSFIVIPDFFSVVVFIVRRLKLLKGYD; from the exons ATGCTGAGCAGCGTGGTTTTTATCTGGATAATTGGAGCCAATTTATTATTTTGCTCAG CGTGTTTAAACACATATACGATTCTGGGCCCCGGATTTGGTGGTAGTCATATATACTTCTCGGGAAATAATACGCTCGATGAATGCCAGACCCTCTGCAACAATGACACTATATGTCTGGGGTATGAATACGAGGCATCAATCTCGTTCTGTCAGCTGTCGAACAACAACACCGGACAGGCTACTGGAAATGGGACTTCTTATTTCTACAAAAGAAATT GTTGTTTGAATTCCTACACATCCATTGGGAATAGACGAAGAGCTTCGTCCGGATCTACATTGTGGGAGAGCAGTCCACTCAGCCGACCAGATTGTGAGAATCAGTGTAACAGTTACACGACTTGCATGGGCTTTTATTACAACACTGATGACAGTACATGCGGATTATCCTCATCCTCCTCGTATTCCGACGATTACTGGTGTTCCTCCTGTCATTATTATGTGAAGCAATGTCCAGGGG GCTGTTTCACCACATATACAACACATGGACCAAACAAACGGGGTGTAGGCGTTTTCTATGAAGAAACCCCCAAAACAAAAGTGGAATGTGAAGCACTCTGTAATGCAGATGAGATTTGCCAAGGATTTCATCATAACACAGACGATGATCTATGTCAGTTAACTGTCGCCAATAATGCCATTAGCGCCTCAACTTCCATATTTAGTTCATGCAATGAGTGTTTCTTTTACCAGAGGCATTGTCCGAAAG GTTGTTTTGATGCGTACACAGTTGTTGGACCATACCGGAAAAGCAGTGCGGTGTATTGGGAGAATACATTGACGGTAGAAGATTGCGAAGCTAGCTGTAAGGCTGACAGTTTTTGTGAGGGATTCACTTACAGAACTGACAACTCCCTATGTCAGTTAGCCACTTCTAACAACGAGCAGTTTACTTTTTGCAGTTCTTGCTATTTTCATAAACGACAATGTTCTGTAGAAG TCTCACCAGTCGCTTCATCAACTGCAACAACAGACCCGGGGACTTTATCTACAAATACTGAACCTTCGCAAAAGACGGAATCATCGCTTTTATCAATCACAACGCAGACGGAAACTACAGTGTCGGAAATTACAACAGTTTTTGAAACGACAACATATGCAATATCAACAAGCACGGACACATTAAAGTCATCGACGGCTGTAGAGGTTGTTGTGAATAGCTCCGTTCAGTGCACTTGTGTTTGTGTTGAGGTGAACACCACACTCGAAGAATCTATTGaacagagaaagagagagttGCAAGTTAATGTTGATGAATTATCATCCACCAAGCGGAAATTGACAAGTGCAGACGACCCTCGACCTTCTGCGCGGACGGTAGGATACGTGGGAATTGCGTTCTTTGCTTTACTAGGATCTTTTATTGTTATACCAGATTTCTTTTCAGTCGTCGTTTTCATCGTACGACGTTTAAAGTTATTAAAAGGATATGATTGA
- the LOC125653974 gene encoding uncharacterized protein LOC125653974 isoform X1: protein MNFIFEQMLSSVVFIWIIGANLLFCSACLNTYTILGPGFGGSHIYFSGNNTLDECQTLCNNDTICLGYEYEASISFCQLSNNNTGQATGNGTSYFYKRNCCLNSYTSIGNRRRASSGSTLWESSPLSRPDCENQCNSYTTCMGFYYNTDDSTCGLSSSSSYSDDYWCSSCHYYVKQCPGGCFTTYTTHGPNKRGVGVFYEETPKTKVECEALCNADEICQGFHHNTDDDLCQLTVANNAISASTSIFSSCNECFFYQRHCPKGCFDAYTVVGPYRKSSAVYWENTLTVEDCEASCKADSFCEGFTYRTDNSLCQLATSNNEQFTFCSSCYFHKRQCSVEVSPVASSTATTDPGTLSTNTEPSQKTESSLLSITTQTETTVSEITTVFETTTYAISTSTDTLKSSTAVEVVVNSSVQCTCVCVEVNTTLEESIEQRKRELQVNVDELSSTKRKLTSADDPRPSARTVGYVGIAFFALLGSFIVIPDFFSVVVFIVRRLKLLKGYD from the exons atgaattttatatttgagCAGATGCTGAGCAGCGTGGTTTTTATCTGGATAATTGGAGCCAATTTATTATTTTGCTCAG CGTGTTTAAACACATATACGATTCTGGGCCCCGGATTTGGTGGTAGTCATATATACTTCTCGGGAAATAATACGCTCGATGAATGCCAGACCCTCTGCAACAATGACACTATATGTCTGGGGTATGAATACGAGGCATCAATCTCGTTCTGTCAGCTGTCGAACAACAACACCGGACAGGCTACTGGAAATGGGACTTCTTATTTCTACAAAAGAAATT GTTGTTTGAATTCCTACACATCCATTGGGAATAGACGAAGAGCTTCGTCCGGATCTACATTGTGGGAGAGCAGTCCACTCAGCCGACCAGATTGTGAGAATCAGTGTAACAGTTACACGACTTGCATGGGCTTTTATTACAACACTGATGACAGTACATGCGGATTATCCTCATCCTCCTCGTATTCCGACGATTACTGGTGTTCCTCCTGTCATTATTATGTGAAGCAATGTCCAGGGG GCTGTTTCACCACATATACAACACATGGACCAAACAAACGGGGTGTAGGCGTTTTCTATGAAGAAACCCCCAAAACAAAAGTGGAATGTGAAGCACTCTGTAATGCAGATGAGATTTGCCAAGGATTTCATCATAACACAGACGATGATCTATGTCAGTTAACTGTCGCCAATAATGCCATTAGCGCCTCAACTTCCATATTTAGTTCATGCAATGAGTGTTTCTTTTACCAGAGGCATTGTCCGAAAG GTTGTTTTGATGCGTACACAGTTGTTGGACCATACCGGAAAAGCAGTGCGGTGTATTGGGAGAATACATTGACGGTAGAAGATTGCGAAGCTAGCTGTAAGGCTGACAGTTTTTGTGAGGGATTCACTTACAGAACTGACAACTCCCTATGTCAGTTAGCCACTTCTAACAACGAGCAGTTTACTTTTTGCAGTTCTTGCTATTTTCATAAACGACAATGTTCTGTAGAAG TCTCACCAGTCGCTTCATCAACTGCAACAACAGACCCGGGGACTTTATCTACAAATACTGAACCTTCGCAAAAGACGGAATCATCGCTTTTATCAATCACAACGCAGACGGAAACTACAGTGTCGGAAATTACAACAGTTTTTGAAACGACAACATATGCAATATCAACAAGCACGGACACATTAAAGTCATCGACGGCTGTAGAGGTTGTTGTGAATAGCTCCGTTCAGTGCACTTGTGTTTGTGTTGAGGTGAACACCACACTCGAAGAATCTATTGaacagagaaagagagagttGCAAGTTAATGTTGATGAATTATCATCCACCAAGCGGAAATTGACAAGTGCAGACGACCCTCGACCTTCTGCGCGGACGGTAGGATACGTGGGAATTGCGTTCTTTGCTTTACTAGGATCTTTTATTGTTATACCAGATTTCTTTTCAGTCGTCGTTTTCATCGTACGACGTTTAAAGTTATTAAAAGGATATGATTGA